One Acidiferrobacter thiooxydans DNA window includes the following coding sequences:
- a CDS encoding Blp family class II bacteriocin, with protein sequence MDNTHSIRELSQEEIAQVSGGASVGVSVDALGMPIVGVGVSTTGIVTPTLSLVGTAVGGVLGKL encoded by the coding sequence ATGGACAACACGCATTCCATCAGAGAACTCAGCCAGGAAGAGATCGCCCAAGTATCCGGGGGCGCGAGTGTTGGCGTCAGTGTTGATGCGCTCGGCATGCCGATCGTAGGCGTGGGCGTCAGCACCACAGGTATCGTCACCCCCACGCTCTCGCTGGTCGGTACTGCCGTCGGCGGCGTGCTCGGAAAGCTCTGA